One window of the Trypanosoma brucei gambiense DAL972 chromosome 5, complete sequence genome contains the following:
- a CDS encoding lysosomal/endosomal membrane protein p6, whose product MMCTATVMRTPSAVLCLLLAATLTLSTPVVVRGEVLKDATPTVVTVWYNATSGGFYATDGLASGKYAAIVNVSNTFNKTGWDVVTAVANDGFMHLPGEAEPSAERVLLAYKAVGFGEGYATYESMKASINNTFEGPEGLSALLSDAPQAQHWIEEHVRYMDAAKFESSAFYTQLRNMLALIDGMVAGYNARAPADERLDRMKLLMYNMQAEIGDIVRATSPAEVLDDMRQMMPRWFVDTHCSAFVKVVKDDIYFGHATWSSFNTMLRQYKTYAFGGRFVTMSSYPGLAHSVDDWYMTHKRLAVMETTNVIHNATLLRNHVGSSSVATFLRAMIANFIAVDAPSWVSNFSRESSGAYNNQWMVLNMGAVESEAMFKNMAPNTFWVLEQLPGTAPPLGITSKDMTSVLNTTGYWASYNRPYFPNVYNLSGTLKMQEEYGDFYSYKNYSRARIFERDQGSVVDIESMKRLMRYNNYTKDPFSLIPNCTGAVGMDDDGNVTNVCKPPYSAMLSIAARGDLNPPGNATEYGPLVRSVGHVNSGAIDAKIATWTGMVKNPESYTAHVVCGPTTDNQPPFQWVDGMFDPMPPTYGLLKLYNFSFVVMETPIRPSGGSNSWRSTGIIAVVAALVVGVIAVVLMRPRRRTEEDELLPEEAEGLIDPQN is encoded by the coding sequence ATGATGTGTACCGCAACCGTTATGAGGACTCCCTCTGCGGTTTTGTGCCTGCTGCTTGCAGCAACCCTGACTCTCAGCACTCCCGTTGTCGTTCGCGGGGAAGTGCTTAAGGATGCGACCCCTACAGTTGTGACAGTCTGGTATAACGCCACGAGCGGCGGTTTCTATGCTACGGATGGTCTTGCATCTGGTAAGTATGCTGCAATCGTGAATGTGAGTAACACTTTCAACAAGACCGGTTGGGACGTTGTGACTGCTGTGGCAAACGATGGTTTCATGCATTTGCCTGGAGAAGCGGAACCGTCAGCAGAGCGCGTGCTACTGGCATACAAGGCTGTAGGTTTTGGTGAAGGCTACGCCACGTATGAGAGCATGAAGGCTTCCATAAACAATACGTTTGAGGGTCCTGAGGGTCTCTCTGCGCTATTGTCTGATGCGCCGCAGGCACAACACTGGATTGAAGAGCACGTTCGGTATATGGATGCTGCGAAGTTCGAGAGCAGTGCATTCTACACCCAGCTGCGAAACATGTTAGCTCTCATTGATGGTATGGTTGCTGGTTACAACGCTCGTGCCCCTGCTGACGAACGGTTGGATCGGATGAAGCTGTTAATGTACAACATGCAAGCAGAGATTGGTGACATTGTGAGGGCTACATCCCCTGCGGAGGTATTGGATGATATGCGTCAGATGATGCCGCGGTGGTTTGTTGACACCCACTGTTCTGCCTTTGTAAAGGTCGTAAAGGATGACATCTACTTTGGTCACGCCACGTGGAGCAGCTTCAATACTATGTTGAGGCAGTACAAAACGTATGCCTTCGGCGGGCGCTTCGTTACCATGTCATCTTACCCAGGTTTGGCGCACAGTGTGGATGATTGGTACATGACACACAAGCGCCTCGCAGTCATGGAGACCACCAACGTCATACACAATGCAACGCTGCTGCGCAACCATGTCGGTTCCTCTAGCGTGGCTACGTTTCTGCGTGCGATGATCGCGAACTTCATTGCGGTGGACGCCCCCTCATGGGTGTCGAACTTCAGCAGGGAAAGCAGTGGGGCGTACAACAATCAATGGATGGTGCTCAACATGGGTGCAGTGGAGTCCGAGGCGATGTTTAAAAACATGGCACCCAACACCTTTTGGGTGTTAGAGCAGCTCCCTGGTACTGCTCCTCCGTTGGGTATAACATCTAAGGATATGACCAGCGTGCTGAACACCACTGGGTACTGGGCGAGTTATAACAGACCGTACTTCCCCAATGTGTACAATCTTTCAGGTACGCTGAAGATGCAGGAGGAATACGGTGACTTCTATTCTTACAAGAATTACTCACGCGCCCGGATATTTGAACGTGATCAGGGTTCTGTGGTCGATATTGAAAGCATGAAGAGGCTGATGCGTTACAACAACTACACGAAAGACCCATTTTCTCTTATTCCCAACTGCACTGGTGCTGTTGGTATGGATGACGATGGTAATGTGACTAATGTCTGCAAGCCTCCATACAGTGCGATGCTTTCAATCGCAGCACGTGGTGATTTGAACCCTCCTGGTAATGCGACCGAGTACGGCCCACTTGTCCGAAGTGTAGGACACGTAAATAGTGGAGCTATCGATGCAAAGATAGCGACGTGGACGGGGATGGTGAAGAATCCTGAAAGTTATACTGCTCATGTTGTCTGTGGCCCGACGACCGATAATCAACCACCGTTTCAGTGGGTGGACGGCATGTTCGATCCCATGCCCCCAACATATGGGTTGCTGAAATTGTATAACTTTAGCTTCGTAGTCATGGAGACGCCGATCCGACCTTCCGGTGGTAGTAATAGTTGGAGGAGCACTGGCATCATTGCTGTTGTGGCGGCGCTGGTTGTGGGTGTGATTGCCGTCGTCCTCATGCGTCCGAGGCGGCGTACcgaagaggatgaacttCTTCCCGAAGAGGCTGAAGGTCTTATAGATCCTCAGAACTAG
- a CDS encoding NADH-dependent fumarate reductase, putative, with translation MCHTRVWASMRLHGCLLSPLTSVSMCHPFWLQFFVCSFHLFLDTVARVSFTGLKSLTHRNRLVGVAMFSGPAEVYYTKSIQNNHRQLRRNVGGAQPGRGIYYSLLAVLLVVTFIKTASATLERVRVGIDMIRSREMAMVESENPRVIVVGGGLAGLSAAIEAAGCGAQVVLMEKEAKLGGNSAKATSGINGWGTRAQAKASIVDGGKYFERDTYKSGIGGNTDPALVKTLSMKSADAIGWLTSLGVPLTVLSQLGGHSRKRTHRAPDKKDGTPLPIGFTIMKTLEGHVRGNLSGRITIMENCSVTSLLSETKERPDGTKQIRVTGVEFTQAGSGKTTILADAVILATGGFSNDKTADSLLREHAPHLVNFPTTNGPWATGDGVKLAQRLGAQLVDMDKVQLHPTGLINPKDPANPTKFLGPEALRGSGGVLLNKQGKRFVNELDLRSVVSKAIMEQGAEYPGSGGSMFAYCVLNAAAQKLFGVSSHEFYWKKMGLFVKADTMRDLAALIGCPVESVQQTLEEYERLSISQRSCPITRKSVYPCVLGTKGPYYVAFVTPSIHYTMGGCLISPSAEIQMKNTSSRAPLSHSNPILGLFGAGEVTGGVHGGNRLGGNSLLECVVFGRIAGDRASTILQRKSSALSFKVWTTVVLREVREGGVYGAGSRVLRFNLPGALQRSGLSLGQFIAIRGDWDGQQLIGYYSPITLPDDLGMIDILARSDKGTLREWISALEPGDAVEMKACGGLVIERRLSDKHFVFMGHIINKLCLIAGGTGVAPMLQIIKAAFMKPFIDTLESVHLIYAAEDVTELTYREVLEERRRESRGKFKKTFVLNRPPPLWTDGVGFIDRGILTNHVQPPSDNLLVAICGPPVMQRIVKATLKTLGYNMNLVRTVDETEPSGSSKI, from the coding sequence ATGTGTCACACACGTGTATGGGCATCCATGCGTCTACATGGATGTCTTTTGTCGCCGTTAACTTCAGTATCTATGTGTCACCCTTTCTGGCtgcaattttttgtttgttcttttcatCTCTTCCTTGACACCGTGGCGCGAGTGTCATTCACCGGTTTGAAAAGCTTAACCCATCGTAATCGATTGGTGGGTGTCGCAATGTTTTCCGGTCCTGCTGAAGTTTATTACACTAAAAGCATACAAAACAATCATAGACAGTTGCGCCGCAACGTTGGAGGAGCACAGCCAGGTCGCGGTATATATTACTCCCTGCTTGCTGTTTTGCTCGTAGTTACATTCATCAAGACTGCCAGCGCGACGCTAGAAAGAGTGCGAGTGGGTATCGATATGATAAGATCAAGGGAGATGGCCATGGTTGAGTCCGAGAATCCTCGTGTCATTGTGGTGGGCGGTGGTCTCGCGGGTTTGTCCGCGGCCATCGAAGCTGCAGGATGCGGtgctcaggttgtgcttatGGAGAAGGAGGCGAAGCTCGGAGGCAACAGCGCCAAGGCGACATCTGGTATCAACGGATGGGGCACACGTGCTCAGGCGAAGGCAAGCATTGTGGATGGTGGGAAATACTTCGAGCGTGACACATACAAGTCTGGTATCGGGGGTAACACCGATCCTGCCCTTGTGAAGACACTTTCTATGAAAAGTGCTGACGCTATTGGGTGGCTGACCTCGTTGGGTGTACCGCTGACGGTATTGTCACAGCTTGGGGGTCACAGCCGCAAGCGCACACATCGGGCACCGGATAAGAAAGATGGTACACCTCTACCTATCGGATTTACAATCATGAAAACCCTCGAGGGTCACGTGCGTGGTAACCTTTCTGGCCGCATCACCATAATGGAAAACTGCAGTGTAACGTCGTTGCTCAGTGAGACGAAGGAACGGCCAGATGGCACTAAACAGATACGAGTTACTGGTGTGGAGTTCACGCAGGCTGGCAGTGGGAAGACGACCATACTTGCAGATGCTGTCATCCTTGCCACTGGTGGATTTTCTAACGACAAAACTGCAGACTCCCTGCTTCGTGAGCACGCCCCGCACTTGGTCAACTTCCCTACGACGAATGGCCCGTGGGCGACAGGTGATGGCGTGAAACTTGCACAGCGACTTGGCGCTCAACTGGTGGATATGGACAAGGTCCAGTTGCATCCGACAGGCCTCATCAACCCGAAGGATCCAGCGAACCCTACAAAGTTCCTTGGACCTGAGGCGCTACGTGGATCCGGTGGCGTTTTGTTGAACAAGCAAGGCAAGCGCTTCGTTAATGAACTTGACCTCCGTTCTGTGGTATCGAAAGCCATCATGGAACAGGGTGCGGAATATCCTGGATCGGGTGGTAGCATGTTCGCCTACTGTGTGTTGAATGCTGCGGCGCAGAAGCTCTTTGGTGTCAGCTCACACGAGTTCTACTGGAAGAAGATGGGTCTCTTCGTGAAGGCTGACACCATGAGGGACCTCGCTGCACTCATTGGGTGCCCAGTGGAATCTGTGCAGCAGACGCTGGAGGAGTACGAGCGGCTCTCCATATCACAGCGTTCCTGCCCCATCACGCGCAAAAGCGTCTATCCGTGCGTGCTCGGCACTAAGGGCCCCTACTACGTCGCCTTCGTGACACCTTCGATTCACTACACAATGGGTGGATGTCTCATCTCGCCTTCTGCTGAaatacaaatgaagaacacaTCATCACGCGCTCCACTGAGTCACAGCAACCCAATCCTCGGGTTATTTGGTGCCGGTGAGGTAACGGGTGGTGTGCACGGTGGGAACCGGTTGGGCGGCAATTCGCTGCTTGAGTGCGTCGTGTTTGGGAGAATTGCGGGTGATCGGGCCTCGACCATCCTTCAGAGGAAGTCCTCAGCACTTTCCTTCAAGGTGTGGACGACCGTGGTGCTGCGTGAAGTACGCGAAGGTGGTGTGTACGGTGCTGGGTCCCGCGTGCTTCGCTTTAATTTACCCGGGGCGCTGCAACGGTCTGGTCTGAGCCTCGGCCAATTTATCGCAATTCGTGGTGATTGGGACGGTCAGCAGTTGATCGGTTATTACAGTCCCATCACGCTGCCAGATGATCTTGGCATGATCGATATACTCGCCCGCAGTGATAAGGGGACGCTGAGGGAGTGGATTTCCGCTCTGGAGCCGGGTGACGCTGTGGAGATGAAGGCATGCGGTGGTCTGGTGATTGAGCGCCGCTTAAGCGATAAGCACTTTGTGTTCATGGGACACATTATCAACAAGCTTTGTCTAATTGCTGGTGGAACGGGTGTGGCACCGATGCTGCAAATAATCAAAGCAGCCTTTATGAAACCCTTCATTGACACATTGGAGAGCGTTCATCTCATCTATGCCGCGGAGGACGTGACGGAGTTGACGTATCGCGAGGTGCTGGAGGAGCGCCGTCGTGAGTCACGTGGAAAGTTCAAGAAAACGTTTGTCCTCAACCGGCCCCCGCCCCTATGGACTGATGGTGTTGGCTTCATCGACCGGGGCATCCTCACAAATCATGTGCAGCCGCCATCTGACAACCTGCTGGTGGCCATATGCGGACCACCGGTAATGCAGCGCATTGTAAAGGCGACCCTGAAGACTTTGGGCTACAACATGAACCTTGTGAGGACTGTGGATGAAACGGAGCCGAGCGGCTCATCCAAAATTTGA